The Sulfurospirillum tamanense DNA window GGGTTCACAGACTTGTTAAGGTCTTTGCTAAAAGCCGCTTTTACGCGCTCTTGCACCAAAGGCACGCGGGTAGAACCACCCACCATAACAATCTCTTGAATCTCATTTTTAGTCAAATCGGCATCTTTGACAACCGCGTTGATTTTGTCGATAGTCTCTTGCACTAAATCTTCAATCATCCCTTCAAACTTGGAGCGGGTAAGTTTCTTGACCAAGTGTTTTGGGCCGCTTGCATCCGCGGTGATAAACGGTAGGTTAATCTCCGTTTCGCTCGCACTTGAAAGTTCTTTTTTCGCGTTTTCTGCCGCTTCTTTGAGGCGTTGGAGTGCCATCACGTCGTTTTTAAGGTCGATGCCATTGGCTTCTTTAAACTCTTTGATAAGCCAGTCGATGAGGCGGTTGTCAAAATCGTCCCCACCCAAAAATGCGTTACCGCCAGTAGCTAAAACTTCGACCACGTTATCGCCAGTTTCTAGCACGGTCACGTCAAAAGTCCCGCCGCCCAAGTCGTAGACAACGATTTTTTCGGCTTCTTTTTTGTCAAGTCCGTAAGAAAGTGCCGCCGCTGTTGGCTCATTGATGATACGAAGCACATTAAGTCCCGCGATGGTTCCTGCTTCTTTGGTCGCTTTACGTTGCGCATCGTTGAAGTACGCAGGCACGGTGATAACCGCGTCGGTGACGCTCTCGCCCAAAAACGCTTCCGCGTCTTCTTTGAGTTTCATGAGTACTTTTGCGCTGATTTCTTGGGGCGTATACACTTTGCCCGCAATCTCAATAGCGCAGGCGCCATTGCGGTCAACCACGTGGTAAGGCAAGCGTTTCTTCGCTTCCACTGCCGCATCTTCGTTACTCATCAACCCCATAATGCGCTTGATAGAGTAGATAGTTTTCTCAGGGTTTGTGACTGCTTGACGCTTGGCGGTGTCGCCTACGAGTACCTCACCTTTGTCGGTAAATGCTACCACTGAGGGTGTTGTGTTTTTGCCTTCTTTGTTGCTAATAACCTTGCTCTCGCCACGCTCATAGACTGCAACACATGAGTTAGTGGTTCCAAGGTCGATTCCGATTACTTTTCCCATTGTTTTTTCCTTTTAGTTAATTTTTTAATACGCTTTTGAAGCAAAGCTCCAAAAACTACGCTAACGCTGAGTTCTGCTCGGCGCAGAGCCCGCGCACCCTTGCTTTTACTTTTAATACGCTTTTGAAGCAAAGCTCCAAAAACTACGCTAACGCTGAGTTCTGCTCGGCGCAGAGCCCGCGCACCCTTGGTGCTTTGATTTTTACTTTGAAATACTCACCATCGCAGGCCGTAAAACGCGGTCTTTAATGGTATATCCTTTTTGAAACATTTGAACAATCTGACCGCTCTCGTGTTCTTCACTTTCTACTTGCATGACCGCTTCGTGGACATTGGGGTCAAATTCCCCTTCGCCATTCACTGCACTCACGCCGTGTTTTTCAAAACATTTTTTAAACTGTTCAATCGTTAGCGCAATGCCCTCTTGAATCTTGCCAGCCGCTTCGTCGCCTTGACTGCCCGTATTTGCCGCGATCTCTAGGGCGTCGATAACAGGCAAAAGGTCTCGCGCAAACTGCTCGTGTGCATAAGCGATGGCCTGATACTTCTCTTTTTCAAGGCGCTTGCGCAAGTTTTCAAACTCGGCATTCGCGCGAAGGTAGCGGTCTTCAAGAACGCTCACTTGCTCTTTTAGTGCCACCACTTCTTCCTCACAAGAGGGCGTTTCTAACACCTCTTGGACATTTTCTTCTTCTAGTGGTTGCTCACACACAGGCGTCTCTTCCTGTGGCGTATCGGTTGCATTTTTTTTACTCACGCATCCTCCTTTGTCATTATAAAAAACCGTTCATAGTCGGCATACAAGCCGCCCAAACAAAACACATGCGCATCTTCACCTTGGTAAATCGCTTTGTGTTTCATGGCGACGTACCCCTCTGGCACCAAATCTTCAAAAAAAAGTCCCTCGGTGAGCGCATCTGGAAATCCAGGGTCTAAAAAGAGGCGAAACATGGTCGGGTTTTCCTCAGCTTTTGCCATTTCATACACGCTCATTTCTCCTCGTTTAAACAGCACTTTTGCCTCTTTGACACGCGCTGCTTTGTCGCGTAGTTCATGCAAGCCAACCTGAGTGCCAATGCTCTCAAGGTCTTTTGGCGTTGCGCCTATGAGGCTCGTCAAAAAACGCTCCAGGGGACTTGAATACCCCAACACTATCTCTTCGCCGCCTAAAACTAACAATAAATAGCGGTTTTCAATATTCACAATCTCTTGGAGTGCTAAAGGCACCGCTGAGAGCACAAGGCAGTATAAGCCAAAGGCATCCACTGCAGGGGCAAGCTTGTCGCCAAGTTTGAGTGGTCGGTCAAAACGCAAGCGTTCTTCCCAATACTGCCTCATCGCAACATCCGTAGGCACGCGTCCCCCACTTACATGTAACTGGGTGAGTACGCCTTCTTGGGAGAGTTTTTTAAAATAGACACGAATGGTTGAGGCGGGAATGTCTCCTGGCATACGCAAGCCAAGTTCAGAAGAACCAATCGGAAGATTCTCTTCCAAATAGGCTTTGATAATGGAGTCAAGGATTAAATCGCGCTTACTTACTCGTGGCATATTAGCACTCTTCCTTTCTGATTGCTAGGTGTATTATACAGCATTGAGTGAATAGATGTCAAGAGTTTATATGCAATGCTTTAAATAAAGATTCTTTAGTCTAATAGACTCAATCTTTGGAAGGAGTGTTGCGCGGGAAGGAATTTTCAACGAAAGTTAGAAAAAAGGACTAGAGGAGGCTCTACATGTAAGCAAAAAATCCTTACATGTAAGGAGAGAGAAAAAACGAACGAAGTTTGTAAAACACACGGAGGTAAAAAGGGGTTGGCTTGGAACACAAGCAGGAGAAAAGGTCGTCAAGTCCTTGGCGCTCTTGGTTGGTTAAGCGGGTCATTCCTTTTCCTTTAGTCCTCGACGAATGCGTCGAATTAAATGCAAGGCATCTTCATCTTCTAGCTCGCACAGCAATTCAAACACAGCCTTAGCGGCTTGCGGGTCCGAGTTGCCAAGTCTCCAGTCTTGATAGGTGCGCATGGAAACCCCAAGTCGCTCGGCCATCTTTTTCTGAGAAATCTTTTTGCCAAAATGTTTCGACTCCACCGCATTGTGAAGCAAATTGAAAATGTCGCTCGTTTTCATGGTGGAGATTATAGCCTAGATTGAATTAAATACCACAAATCTTTCACTCTAAAAGTAAAATACTACCAGAATAAAGCAATAATTACAACAAAAAAAGTAAAAAAACATATCTTTCATGCAGAAAAACGTATAAAATTTTTATATTAGGCTTATATGGATAGGGAAAAAATATGAAAGAAGAAGGTAAGGGAAGGTAAAAAAAGAAGAAGGGGCGGCAAAAGGCCGCCTGAAATTATTTGTCTCGAAGTCCCAACTCAGCAATCACTGTCGTAAAAGTTGCATAATCTTTACGTTTAAGGTATTTCATGAGGCGCTTGCGCTGACCAACAAGTTTCAAAAGTCCTAAGCGTGAAGAGTGATCTTTTTTGCTTACTTTTAAGTGTTCTGTCAAATACTTGATGCGCTCAGTAATGAGTGCAATTTGAACCGCTGGAGAACCGGTATCTCCCTCTTTTTTGGCAAACTTAGCAACAATTTCTTGTTTTTTCGCCGAATCCAAAGCCATAATGACCTCCTGATTGGTAATATTTGGAGCGGTATTCTATCCAAATAAACCAAAAAACTGCTGAAGTATTTCTTAGCCTCTCTTTTCTCTCAAAACCTTACATTAGGTCGCTTCTTTAAACGAAAGTGCAGTGTAGATTTAGTACTATTATACTCTTATTTGCAGATCCACTAGGAGTCCTGATGCTATTAACCAAAGCGAGTGAATACGCCCTGCTCTCCTTGATTGCTATCTCCCAAAAAGAGACGCCACAAGATGTAGACACCCTCTCGACCCAACTGGGCATTTCTAAAAGTTTTTTGGCAAAAATCCTCCAAAGCCTTGCCAAAGAAGGCGTGCTTCGCTCCTTCAAAGGGGCGCACGGCGGGTTCTTACTTACCCCAGAAGCCAGAAAAATGACCATCAAACACATCATTGAATGTGCCGAAAAGCGCGCTATGAATGTCTTTGAATGCTCTCCCTCTCCAGGTCACTGTCCCAACAACCGTGCTGAATTTTGTAAGATTTGGCCCTTTCTTAATAAGCTCCAAACAAAAATTGATGACTTTTTAGATACCATGACGCTCAACGATATCATCAAAGATTAAAGGCAGTGTTTGGCACGTTCTAAGCGAAGTATCCTCGCTCTTATAGCTCCCTTTTTAGAACCTCTTCTTCGGGCTAAAGACCTTACTATTGTTGCTTTGATTATGGCGATTCTTGCCATCATCATTGTCCCACTCCCTAGCGGTGTGCTCGATTTCTTTTTGACCATTTCTCTTTCCCTCTCGGTGCTCATTATTCTCATTTCGCTGTACATTCCCAAGCCCACCGATCTTACAACGTTTCCAACCCTCATCCTCATCATCACCCTCTTTCGCCTCTCGCTCAACATTGCCACTACGCGGATGATTTTAAGCAAAGGTCACGAAGGTCCTGATTCGGTCAGTGATATCATCTCAAGCTTTGGAGAATTTGTCGTAGGTGGCAACTATGTCATTGGGGTGATTGTCTTTACCATTCTTGTGCTCATTAATTTCATGGTCGTTACCAAAGGCTCCACGCGCGTTGCCGAAGTGGCTGCGCGTTTTACACTAGACGCGATGCCTGGAAAGCAAATGGCCATCGATGCTGACCTAAACGCAGGGTTGATTGATGAAAAAACCGCCAGAGAACGGCGCGAATCCATCATTCAAGATGCCAACTTTTACGGCGCCATGGACGGTTCGAGTAAATTCGTCAAAGGTGACGCGGTCGCGGGTATCATCATCACTATCATTAACATCATTGGCGGGTTTTTAATCGGTGTTTTTCAAAACGACCTCGACATGGCAACCAGCGCGCAAACCTACACCATTTTAACTATCGGGGATGGCCTTGTTTCACAACTTCCCGCCCTCATCTCTGCTACCGCTACTGGCATCATCATCACACGGGCAAGCAAAGAAGAGACCAACTTTGCAGAGGGTGCCATTAACCAACTTTTTGATGAGTACAAAACCTTGCTTATTGTGGGTTTTATTTTGCTCATCTTCGCCCTTGTGCCTGGACTTCCTACCTTTTCACTGGGCTTTGTTGGGATGATTTTTCTAGGAATTGGCTACCTAATGAAGCAAACCAAAGAGGGTAATATTTCTTTTGATCTCACCAAACCTCTCCCCAAGGCCGAAGCAAAAAAAGCAGCTGAGGCGGCTAAAGAATCTGAAAAAAAAGCAACGCGGAAAAGCCCAGAAGAGATCAAAAAAGAAGAAGAAAGCGCACTACAAGATATCTTGAAACTAGAAATTCTAGAATTGGATTTAGGCTACCAGCTCATTAAGCTTGCTGACCCCAACCAGGGGGGAGATTTACTGGAACGTATCCGCAGTATGCGCCGTAAAATCGCGCAAGATTTTGGCTTTTTAATGCCACAAGTGCGCATCCGAGATAATTTACACCTTAGCCCTAATCACTACCAAATCCAACTCAAAGGTATTGACATAGGATCAGGAGAGATTTACCCTGATAAATTCCTTGCCATGGACAGTGGCCTTGTAACAGATACCGTTCAAGGGATACCTACCAAAGAGCCAGCATTTGGTCTTGATGCATTATGGATTGATCCTGAGAAGAAAGAAGATGCCATCATTAAAGGGTACACCGCTGTAGACCCCGCCACAGTCATCTCGACGCACATGAGCGAACTGGTAAAAAAACATGCCGAAGAACTGCTCACGCGCCAAGAAGTACAACATTTGGTGGACAAACTCAAACACGATTATCCTGTAGTTGTAGAAGATTGTTTGCGGGTGGCAAGTATTGGGCTTATCCAAAAAGTACTCAAAGCCTTATTGCATGAAAACATCCCCATCAAAGACTTGCTTACCATTCTTGAAGCCATCAGTGATGTGGCGGAGATTACTAAGAATGTAGATATTCTTGTTGAACAAGTGCGTGCTAAGCTTTCACGCGTTATCACCAAGCTTTACAAGGATGAAGAGGGGCGGCTAAAACTCCTCACCTTTAACGCTCCCACTGAACAACGTCTTCTTGATATGCTCAAGCAGCGCGATGGCATGCGTGATTTGATGCTTAATATCGGACAAATCAACACTCTTGTGCAAACCACCACCCAAGAGGCCCAACGCCTTTTACAGCGAGGTATTGCACCGGTTGTTATCATTGTTGATCCGCTTTTGCGCAAATCCCTTTCGGATATTTACGAGAAGTTTGGCTTGGACGTTGTGGTATTGAGCCATGCCGAAATCGACCCAAGCACCCCTTTTGAAGTCATGGGCTCCATTGAAATCGAAGGCCTATAAATGCATACATTACGAAGGAAAACCCCATGAATACTTACCATCTTTATCACCTTTCTCATACTGACCTTGATGGGTATGGGTGCCAACTTGTCACTCAGCACTATTTTGAAAATATTAGTTTTTACAACTCAAATTATGGCAAAGAAATCGAAGAACGCTTTTTGGAAATTCTTGAGGAGATGGAGAAACGCAAAGCGGCTAAAAACCTTGTTTTAATCACAGATTTAAATCTCACGGTTGAGCAATGTGAAATCCTTGAAAAAGAGCTGCAAAATGCTTCAGTAGAAGCGCGTTTACTCTTGCTTGACCACCATAAAAGCGGGCAAGATTCCTACGAAAATCACCCTTGGTATTTGCTTGATGACACGCGCTGTGCCACTAAAATCACTTATGATTTTTTTTCCGCACTTTATACACCAGATACAGCTTTGTCGCGCTTTGTGGATGTGGTAAATGCAGTGGATATTTGGCTTGACCAAGATTCCCATTTTGAACTGGGCAAAGTCGGCCTTGGACTTGTGGCAAACGCCAGAGAAATTAACCGCATTATGTTTGCCAAGCCCAATAGTCACTATCTACTCACTTTGCTTCAAAGTACCCAAGCGTATTTTGATCAACCCAGTCCCCACATCGCGTTAGATGAAGCTATTCATGGGCTCAAAAAACGCTATTTTAGAGCCGATAAGCCCGATGACACCCTTAGCAATCTTGTCTCTAGCCACATGGTAAGCTTACTGACACGCTACAAAGAACGTATGAGCATCTCCTATAAAGGCCACAAAGGAATTTTGACCTACAACATCGGCAACGTCTCTGTCGTGGGCAACGATTTTTTAGCAGCAAATCCCGATTTTGATTTTTTCATGGACGTTACTTCCCGCAAAACTGTCAGCTTTCGCTCTAGCGGCAAGATTGATGTGAGCAAAATGGCCAAGGCCCTTGCCAATGGTGGCGGTCACCCTAATGCGAGTGGAGGAATGTTAACAACTTTCAAAGATAGCTTTGTGTATGATAGGGTTCTTTCACAAGTCAAAGAAATCATCTCCAAAAACGAGGAAAAATAACATGAATGTTAAAAAAACCAACGAAGAATTAGTGCGCGCAGAATTTGAAATCGAAGAGTTGGCCATGCAACTTGCCGACATGCTGGGCGTCGCGCTCCATTTTGCGGGCGTTAAAAAAGACGACATCCCAAAAGCCGTAGATGCGTACCTTGATGGTATTGATGAATGCTTCGGGGAGGACGAGGATGGCGAGATGGGCTTTGAGGAAGTGGTGAAAGTTATCACTCATCTCCAAAACACCAAGCCCGAGCTCTTTAAATAGACCAAAGCCACCTCGCGTGGCTTTTTCTCATGAAATCTACACTAACTTCTTCTTTTTTAAAAGCCTTGTTTGCTATCATTGCGGGGCTCATTCTAGGCCTCTCGGGCGGAAAAATTCTCAGTGGCGAAGGAGCACGCACCCTTAACCAAGAAATTGAGGCTATAAAATCCTTTTTTTGGCGCTAAGCTTTCTTGGCAAGGTATGTTGCGAAATTACCCCACTTAAAGAGTGTTTCCACCTGAGCAAACCCTGCTTTTAATGCCATCTCTTTGTTTTCTTGTTCAGTGTAAGGCACAAGTACATTTTCCAGCGCTTCACGCTTTTGGGAAATTTCAAAATCACTGTAGCCTTGCTCGCGCTTAAAGTCCAAATACACTTCAATCATTGCCTTACTCAACACGGGGTCCTCGTGCACAATTTTTTCACTAAAGATAAAAACACCTCCTGCTGTAAGTGCGTCACAAACAGAAGCCACCAACAAAGCACGTTTGGGAGGGCGAATAAACTGCAAAGTGTAGTTTGCTACAATAGCCTCAGCTGAAGGAATGCAAAGTGTGGTAATATCTGCTTTTTCTAAAGTTATTTTTGCACCAAAAGCATGGGTTTTTTGTGCAGCAATTTCAAGCATTGCTTCGGCATTATCAAAGCCGTAAAGTTGCAGAGGCACTTTGGCGTATTTGTGTACCATTAAAAGAGTGTTGGCCGTGGAGCACCCCAAATCAACTACGGTGTCATTTTCTTTTAGTATGGCGCACAAAAGCCTCGCAATGAGTGCAAGATTTTCTTTGTAAAAAGGAATAGAACGCGCAGCCATGTCATCAAAAACGCTCGCTACAGATGCATCAAACTCAAACTGCTTTTCGATAGGACGTGTAAAAACAGTATCCATCATTAACCTTTATAGTGTTCTTAGTGCGCATTATACAAAAGCTTGTCTGGAATGCGCTATAATACTTCAAAGTTGGCACACTTATTACAATTTTTACGATCAGGAAACGTCATGAATAAAGACTTACAAGAACTCACCGATGACACCATCCGAGAAATCCGAAAATTAGAAATTGTTTTGCCAGAAATTTACCGCGATATTTTTTATGCCATGGCAAAAAAACGTGGCATCACCATCAATGAGGACGACAAAGAAGAAGCACTCACTTACGCTCTTGTAAAAATCCAAAAACTCTCCCAAGAAACCCAGAAATCCGCTCATGAGCTCCAAGAGCATGTCGCACAAGCCCAAGAGGCTGTTGAAAATAGAGACGACGAAGCTCTGCATACCATCCAAGATGACTTAATGGCGCTGGAGAAAAAGATTAAACGTTTGCAACATGAAATTTATCTCGATAGCCTCACGGGAATGTTTAACCGCCGTTGGCTTTTTGAAAAATTTCTAGACGACAACACCTTTACATGTAAAGGCTCTTTTGCTTTTTTAGATATTAACGATTTTAAATCCGTCAACGACTCTTACGGACACGAAACAGGAGATAAGGTGCTCCAAGTTCTCGCAAGAGTGTTGCAAAAAATGGAAAATGTAAGCGTCGTGCGTTTTGCGGGTGATGAATTTGTTATTGTAAGCATTGTGCATTCCAGCGAAAAACTCCACCAAATGCTTTCAACTGTTTACAAAAACCTCAAAAGCACACCACTTAAAACAGGGGAGCAAAAGTTTTTTGTCTCCTTTTCCTATGGAGTCAGTGATTTTGATACGGGAGACACCTTTAGCGATGTTTATATCCGCGTTGACGCCCTAATATACCAAGACAAAGCAAATCATAAAGCAGAAAAAGTGTAACAAAAACAGCTTCCTTTATCTGGGGTTGAGCGCACTTGAATCTCAATCCCATTTTTCACGCAAATCTCCTTAACGATGCTTAGCCCAATCCCAAAACCCCCGCGAATCTCATCTCCGCGAAAGTAACGCTGAAAAATAGCTTCCGTGTCCGCAATCCCCACGCCAGAATCACTGATGCACAACACGACTTTTTCCCCTTGACACAAAAGCTCAAGGTGGATACTCCCTTGGGCGGGCGTGTATTTGATGGCGTTAGAGAGGGTGTTATCTACAATCCGCTGCCACTCTTGGCGGTTAAGCAAAAGCATCACATCTGGCGTGATTGCATGGGTTACATGTAAATGTTTCATAGCAACCATGTCGGCAAAAAAATCAAGGCGCGCTAAAAGTGCTTCTGAGGCACAAAAGGATTCAAGGCGGTACTCTACCCGACGGTGCTTGATGAGGTATTCGATGTCCTCGTAGATTGTCGAAAGGGCAATCAACGCCGAATTCGCCCGCGAAATCGCTCGGTGCGGGCCGATGTGTTCGCCAAGCATTTCAAGGTTGAGGCGAATCACCCCTAGTGGCGTTTTCAGTTCATGCATGGCATCTTTGAAAAAACGGTCCATTTGGCGCGCTGCTTCTTCAAAAGGCTGAATACTCCGAGATAAAATCAACAAAGAAAAAGCAAACACAAACACCCCCACTACGCCCACAAGCATGAGGGCGTCTAGCAACACCGCTGTGTACGAAAGGGGGCGTGAAACCACTAACGAATGGGCCCCAAGGCGATTAGGAGCAAGCAACACGCGGTGGCTTAACCGGCCTTTTAGTTTTGCCGTCCCCTCCCCTAGCACCACTTCATTCTCCTTTAGTAGCGAAAATAAAGGTTTCCCGTTTTTGTCAAAAATAGCAGATTCAAACAACAAAGAGCGCGGGTACACAAAGGTTGTAGTCTCTGGCCCGATTCCATAAATCGCCCGTTGCACCTCCAGGGCGTACGCTTTAAGTTCTTGTTCTTGTTGAAGTTGCGCGTGAGAAAGCGCCAAAGAGACATACGAATACAACGGAATAGCTGTCACAAACACCATCACAAAAGTGTAAAGCAGGGCGTACCCAAGGGCGCTTTTAGTGCTTTTTTTCAATCACATACCCCTGCCCACGCACGTTCTTAATGAGCTCTTTGTGGGTCTTGTCGCGCAATTTTTTAATCGCCATGCGGATGTCGCTGTCGTTGACCTCTTGTCCATTCCACACGTATTCACGCAAAGCCTCAGGGCTTAAAATCTGGCCTAGGTTCTGGGCTAAAACACAGATGAGCTTTTGCTCGGTTTTTGTTAGCGCCACCTCCACTCCTTCGCGCTCTAGGACAAAACGCTCACAATGAAACCGCGTCGCCTCGCCTAGGGCAACCCACGCTCCCTTGGAGCTTTCAAAGCGACTCTTAAGCACCTGATTGACGCGGTATTTTAACTCTTTCATGGCAAAAGGTTTGCGCAAATAATCATTGCACCCAAGTTCGTACCCAAGGCTGAGGTTGTGGATGTCTGTCAAAGAGGTCACAAAAATCACAGGGGTTTCCATCTGGTATTCGCGAAGAACTTTGACAATCTCATACCCATCCATCCCCGGCACACGAATATCCAAAAGAAGCAGGTCGTACCGTTGGGAAAAAGCCGCATCAAGAGCCTCTTGGCCGTTGTCAAAATCATCCACCAAATACCCAAGCGACTCCAAATACTCCCGCATGGTTTCCTTGTAAGCAAAATCATCTTCTAAAAGTAAAATTTTCATTGAATCTTCACCTCAGGCAAGGACTGTTCAAGCAAAGGCGCCACAGGCAACACACCTGCTCCACTAGAGCGCACGAGAGCAAAGTTGCCTTTATTAAGTTCGTATTTATTGAGTGCGACCCCAAAAAAACCCAAAGGGGTAGCGTCCACGTTAAATAAAGGCAAAAACCCATACACCCGTTGCTTGTCCTCTAAAAACCCTTGCGAAAAAGCACGCGCGTGGGCGAATTCTTCAAGAGTCACTTCGCACGGACAGGTATCGCTAATGAGGACAAAATCCCCGATTCGGTGTTTTGAACTCTCCCATTCTGCAATCTCCAAATACGCCTTATCGAGCAACACCATCAACTCGATTCCCTTTTCCATTAAC harbors:
- the dnaK gene encoding molecular chaperone DnaK; the encoded protein is MGKVIGIDLGTTNSCVAVYERGESKVISNKEGKNTTPSVVAFTDKGEVLVGDTAKRQAVTNPEKTIYSIKRIMGLMSNEDAAVEAKKRLPYHVVDRNGACAIEIAGKVYTPQEISAKVLMKLKEDAEAFLGESVTDAVITVPAYFNDAQRKATKEAGTIAGLNVLRIINEPTAAALSYGLDKKEAEKIVVYDLGGGTFDVTVLETGDNVVEVLATGGNAFLGGDDFDNRLIDWLIKEFKEANGIDLKNDVMALQRLKEAAENAKKELSSASETEINLPFITADASGPKHLVKKLTRSKFEGMIEDLVQETIDKINAVVKDADLTKNEIQEIVMVGGSTRVPLVQERVKAAFSKDLNKSVNPDEVVAIGAGIQGAVIKGDVKDVLLLDVTPLSLGIETLGGVLTRVIEKGTTIPVKKTQTFSTAEDNQPAVTIHVLQGEREFAKDNKSLGQFNLEGIPPAPRGVPQIEVVFDIDANGILTVSASDKATGKAQEIKITGSSGLDEAEIEKMVKDAEMHKEEDKKRKEAVETRNQADALAHQTEKSLGEIGEAISAEDKAAIQGALDALKETLKNENATKEEIDAKVKTLTEASHKLAEAMYKKDQNPNAEASKKEAKKKDDDVIDAEVE
- the grpE gene encoding nucleotide exchange factor GrpE: MSKKNATDTPQEETPVCEQPLEEENVQEVLETPSCEEEVVALKEQVSVLEDRYLRANAEFENLRKRLEKEKYQAIAYAHEQFARDLLPVIDALEIAANTGSQGDEAAGKIQEGIALTIEQFKKCFEKHGVSAVNGEGEFDPNVHEAVMQVESEEHESGQIVQMFQKGYTIKDRVLRPAMVSISK
- a CDS encoding HrcA family transcriptional regulator, with amino-acid sequence MPRVSKRDLILDSIIKAYLEENLPIGSSELGLRMPGDIPASTIRVYFKKLSQEGVLTQLHVSGGRVPTDVAMRQYWEERLRFDRPLKLGDKLAPAVDAFGLYCLVLSAVPLALQEIVNIENRYLLLVLGGEEIVLGYSSPLERFLTSLIGATPKDLESIGTQVGLHELRDKAARVKEAKVLFKRGEMSVYEMAKAEENPTMFRLFLDPGFPDALTEGLFFEDLVPEGYVAMKHKAIYQGEDAHVFCLGGLYADYERFFIMTKEDA
- a CDS encoding helix-turn-helix transcriptional regulator → MKTSDIFNLLHNAVESKHFGKKISQKKMAERLGVSMRTYQDWRLGNSDPQAAKAVFELLCELEDEDALHLIRRIRRGLKEKE
- the rpsO gene encoding 30S ribosomal protein S15 → MALDSAKKQEIVAKFAKKEGDTGSPAVQIALITERIKYLTEHLKVSKKDHSSRLGLLKLVGQRKRLMKYLKRKDYATFTTVIAELGLRDK
- a CDS encoding RrF2 family transcriptional regulator, producing the protein MLLTKASEYALLSLIAISQKETPQDVDTLSTQLGISKSFLAKILQSLAKEGVLRSFKGAHGGFLLTPEARKMTIKHIIECAEKRAMNVFECSPSPGHCPNNRAEFCKIWPFLNKLQTKIDDFLDTMTLNDIIKD
- the flhA gene encoding flagellar biosynthesis protein FlhA, whose protein sequence is MARSKRSILALIAPFLEPLLRAKDLTIVALIMAILAIIIVPLPSGVLDFFLTISLSLSVLIILISLYIPKPTDLTTFPTLILIITLFRLSLNIATTRMILSKGHEGPDSVSDIISSFGEFVVGGNYVIGVIVFTILVLINFMVVTKGSTRVAEVAARFTLDAMPGKQMAIDADLNAGLIDEKTARERRESIIQDANFYGAMDGSSKFVKGDAVAGIIITIINIIGGFLIGVFQNDLDMATSAQTYTILTIGDGLVSQLPALISATATGIIITRASKEETNFAEGAINQLFDEYKTLLIVGFILLIFALVPGLPTFSLGFVGMIFLGIGYLMKQTKEGNISFDLTKPLPKAEAKKAAEAAKESEKKATRKSPEEIKKEEESALQDILKLEILELDLGYQLIKLADPNQGGDLLERIRSMRRKIAQDFGFLMPQVRIRDNLHLSPNHYQIQLKGIDIGSGEIYPDKFLAMDSGLVTDTVQGIPTKEPAFGLDALWIDPEKKEDAIIKGYTAVDPATVISTHMSELVKKHAEELLTRQEVQHLVDKLKHDYPVVVEDCLRVASIGLIQKVLKALLHENIPIKDLLTILEAISDVAEITKNVDILVEQVRAKLSRVITKLYKDEEGRLKLLTFNAPTEQRLLDMLKQRDGMRDLMLNIGQINTLVQTTTQEAQRLLQRGIAPVVIIVDPLLRKSLSDIYEKFGLDVVVLSHAEIDPSTPFEVMGSIEIEGL
- a CDS encoding DHH family phosphoesterase, translating into MNTYHLYHLSHTDLDGYGCQLVTQHYFENISFYNSNYGKEIEERFLEILEEMEKRKAAKNLVLITDLNLTVEQCEILEKELQNASVEARLLLLDHHKSGQDSYENHPWYLLDDTRCATKITYDFFSALYTPDTALSRFVDVVNAVDIWLDQDSHFELGKVGLGLVANAREINRIMFAKPNSHYLLTLLQSTQAYFDQPSPHIALDEAIHGLKKRYFRADKPDDTLSNLVSSHMVSLLTRYKERMSISYKGHKGILTYNIGNVSVVGNDFLAANPDFDFFMDVTSRKTVSFRSSGKIDVSKMAKALANGGGHPNASGGMLTTFKDSFVYDRVLSQVKEIISKNEEK
- the cmoA gene encoding carboxy-S-adenosyl-L-methionine synthase CmoA, translated to MMDTVFTRPIEKQFEFDASVASVFDDMAARSIPFYKENLALIARLLCAILKENDTVVDLGCSTANTLLMVHKYAKVPLQLYGFDNAEAMLEIAAQKTHAFGAKITLEKADITTLCIPSAEAIVANYTLQFIRPPKRALLVASVCDALTAGGVFIFSEKIVHEDPVLSKAMIEVYLDFKREQGYSDFEISQKREALENVLVPYTEQENKEMALKAGFAQVETLFKWGNFATYLAKKA
- a CDS encoding GGDEF domain-containing protein, with translation MNKDLQELTDDTIREIRKLEIVLPEIYRDIFYAMAKKRGITINEDDKEEALTYALVKIQKLSQETQKSAHELQEHVAQAQEAVENRDDEALHTIQDDLMALEKKIKRLQHEIYLDSLTGMFNRRWLFEKFLDDNTFTCKGSFAFLDINDFKSVNDSYGHETGDKVLQVLARVLQKMENVSVVRFAGDEFVIVSIVHSSEKLHQMLSTVYKNLKSTPLKTGEQKFFVSFSYGVSDFDTGDTFSDVYIRVDALIYQDKANHKAEKV
- a CDS encoding sensor histidine kinase yields the protein MKKSTKSALGYALLYTFVMVFVTAIPLYSYVSLALSHAQLQQEQELKAYALEVQRAIYGIGPETTTFVYPRSLLFESAIFDKNGKPLFSLLKENEVVLGEGTAKLKGRLSHRVLLAPNRLGAHSLVVSRPLSYTAVLLDALMLVGVVGVFVFAFSLLILSRSIQPFEEAARQMDRFFKDAMHELKTPLGVIRLNLEMLGEHIGPHRAISRANSALIALSTIYEDIEYLIKHRRVEYRLESFCASEALLARLDFFADMVAMKHLHVTHAITPDVMLLLNRQEWQRIVDNTLSNAIKYTPAQGSIHLELLCQGEKVVLCISDSGVGIADTEAIFQRYFRGDEIRGGFGIGLSIVKEICVKNGIEIQVRSTPDKGSCFCYTFSAL